The following coding sequences lie in one Miscanthus floridulus cultivar M001 chromosome 9, ASM1932011v1, whole genome shotgun sequence genomic window:
- the LOC136479503 gene encoding uncharacterized protein: protein MPGGRRQRPHRAVRSAYQVPPQETADDDEEEEEVLVRGSSSRRSQPPSGRRQATRRLPFSSSQGGTTSRDDERGGDDDDDDDDDDGDDAPTPGETASTSSGVAKVYSRGPTQLPRVRPQFHQRPVITPVGQTSWKIVSGAGQARHINGIQGLLIKEYYPGLVNVNGEMKVPTK, encoded by the exons atgccaggcggacggcggcagcggccgcaTCGAGCAGTACGCTCGGCGTACCAGGTCCCCCCGCAGGAGaccgccgacgacgacgaggaggaggaggaggtgttggTGCGTGGGTCGTCCAGTAGGAGGTCCCAGCCCCCCAGCGGACGTCGCCAGGCGACCAGGAGGCTGCCGTTCTCGTCCTCGCAAGGGGGGACGACGTCGCGTGACgacgagcgcggcggcgacgacgacgacgacgatgacgacgacgacggcgacgacgcgcCTACACCAGGCGAGACGGCTTCGACTTCGTCAGGCGTGGCCAAGGTGTACTCGCGCGGGCCCACGCAGCTTCCTAGGGTGCGGCCGCAATTCCACCAGCGCCCGGTGATCACACCCGTGGGCCAGAC TTCCTGGAAGATTGTGAGTGGAGCAGGTCAAGCACGCCATATCAATGGCATCCAGGGCCTCCTGATTAAGGAGTACTACCCTGGCCTTGTCAACGTCAACGGCGAGATGAAGGTGCCCACCAAGTAG